A window of the Coturnix japonica isolate 7356 chromosome 12, Coturnix japonica 2.1, whole genome shotgun sequence genome harbors these coding sequences:
- the LOC107319665 gene encoding protein BTG1-like encodes MRTEISTAAAFVTRLLRAAGGIGDEQLRCFRERLQEALREHYRHHWFPTAPTKGSGYRCIRINHQMDPLIGKAAATIGLSHERLFQLLPNELTLWVDPFEVSYRIGEDGSICVLYENPQPGAKASKPLESRNSCKKWRTGRSSPSESYNMMTVSS; translated from the exons ATGAGAACCGAGATCTCGACGGCCGCGGCGTTCGTCACCCGGCTCCTGCGGGCCGCCGGCGGGATCGGTGACGAGCAGCTGCGGTGCTTCAGGGAGCGCCTGCAGGAGGCGCTGCGCG AACACTACAGGCACCACTGGTTCCCCACGGCGCCCACCAAAGGCTCCGGGTATCGGTGCATTAGGATCAACCACCAGATGGACCCGCTGATCGGCAAAGCGGCGGCGACCATCGGACTGAGCCACGAGAGACTGTTCCAGCTCTTGCCCAACGAATTGACTCTTTGGGTCGACCCTTTCGAGGTGTCGTATCGGATAGGAGAGGACGGCTCCATCTGCGTCCTCTATGAGAATCCACAGCCCGGGGCCAAGGCGAGTAAACCCCTGGAGAGCAGGAACAGCTGTAAGAAGTGGAGAACTGGCCGGTCCAGCCCGTCCGAGAGTTACAACATGATGACTGTTTCTAGTTag